GTCAGTGAGTTCTCCCCGCGGTTGGTGCGGGGTCGGATGGTCGTCCTGCTGGAAGCCTTCTGGGCTGTTGGATGGATTTTCGCCGCGCTTATCGGGACCTTCGTCGTCTCCAGCGGTGCGCAGGGTTGGCGGTGGGGGCTTGTCATCGGCGCCGTCCCCGCTCTTTACGCCATGTACGTTCGACGCAGCCTGCCAGAATCGGTTCGCTTCCTCGAGCGCGCAGGCAGAGAGGAGGAAGCGGAAGCGATCGTCCGAGACTTCGAGAGGGCCGCGGAGATTGTCCCCGGAGGCACCCGCACCAGGGCGCCAGAACCGGTCGCCGACGCCGAAGAGAGACCCGTGGGAGGAATCTGGGGTCGGACGTTGAGGCGCCGCACCGCGGCGTTCTGGGTCGTGTGGATCTGCGTCTCTCTGGCCTACTACGGAGCCTTCATCTGGATCCCTTCGCTCCTCGTCGCGCAAGGGTTCAGTCTGGTGACGTCGTTTACATTCACCCTGGTTATCACGCTCGCCCAGCTTCCGGGCTACGCGGCGGCCGCCTGGCTTATCGAAGTGTGGGGGCGGCGGAGTACCCTAGCTGTTTTCCTCGCTGGGTCCGCGATATCGGCCGTCGCCTACGGCGCTGCCGACTCGCCCTGGCAGATAATCGCGGCCGGCTGCTTCCTGTCGTTCTTCAACCTCGGTGCTTGGGGCGCTCTCTACGCCATCGGCCCCGAGCTCTACCCCACCGAAGTTCGCGCGACCGGTACGGGTGCCGGGGCCGCCTTTGGTCGCATCGGGTCCATAATCGCCCCCCTCATCGTCCCGCCGCTGCTCGCCTTCGGGGGCACCACCGCGGTATTTGCGGTGTTTGGAGCGGCTTTCGCGATCGCATGCGCCGCGGCTTTTGCACTGCCGGAGAAGCGGGGGGCGTCGCTAAGCTAGAAGCCCCTAGCCGTGCGCCATGTTCACGAAACGCGAGTAGTGCAACTGGTGCGCGACTTGGATCGTGTCAATCGGGCCGCCGCGGTGTTTCGCGACGATGATGTCAGCCTCGCCGGCGCGCTCGTCGTCGCGGTCTTGCGAGTCGGGTCGGTAGAGCAAGAACACCATATCGGCGTCCTGCTCCAGCGAGCCCGACTCGCGCAGGTCCGCGAGCTGTGGTTTCTTGTCCGTTCGAGACTCGGGCCCGCGGTTGAGCTGCGAGATGGCCACGACGGGCACCTCGAGCTCCTTGGCCAGCAATTTGAGCTGGCGGGAGAACTCAGACACTTCCTGCTGGCGGGATTCGACTCGTCGCCCGGAGCTCATGAGCTGCAGGTAGTCAAGAACCACCAAGTCTAAGCCGTGCGCCTGTTTGAGGCGGCGGGCTTTCGAACGGATCTCCATCATGGTGAGGTTGGGGGAGTCATCGATGAACAGCGGGGCGTCCTGAATCTCCGTCAAGCGGGTGGTCAGTTTCTCCCAGTCACTCTCGATCATCTGACCGGAGCGCATCGCGGATAACTTGATTTCCGTCTCTGCTGACAACAAGCGCATGATGATCTCAGAGGCGCTCATCTCGAGGGAGAAGATTACCGACGTCTTTCGGTGCGTGATCGAACACGAGCGAATGAAGTCGAGCGCAAGCGTTGACTTACCCACGCCTGGTCGCGCAGCAACGATGATCATCTGGCCCGAGTGCAGACCATTGGTCAGCCGATCCAAGTCGATAAAACCGGTGGGGACTCCCTGCTCTAGTCCTCCGCCCTGCTCAATGGTGGTCAGCTCGTCGATAGTTGGTTTAAGCAGGTCCGAGAGGACCTTGTAATCCTCTCCCGACTGGTTGCGGGCGATCGCGAACACTTCCTGCTGCGCGCGGTCGACGAGCTGCTCGATCTCCATGCCTTCCTCGCCGTCGTAACCGAGCTGAACCACCCGGGTCCCAGCGCTAACCAGCTGGCGCAGGAGAGACTTCTCCTCGACGATCTCGGCGTAGTACTTCGCGTTGGCAGCGGTGGGCACTTCAGAGATGAGGGTGTGAAGGTACGGTGCCCCGCCGACGCGCTCCAGTTCGTTTTGCCGGTCCAGCTTGGCCGCGACGATGAGGACATCCACGTCACTTCCCGTAGCGAAGAGATCGAGCACCGCGCGGTAGATCAGCTGATGGGACGGGAAGTAAAAATCCTCGGGGTGGAGGGTCTCGATGACCTCGATGACGGTGTCGGGGCTAAGCAACATCGCGCCGAGCACCCCGCGCTCCGCGCGCTCGTCGTGGGGCGGCTGGCGGTATTCAGTCGGGACGGAGCCGCGCCCGCGGTTGCCGCCGCCCTGCCGGGTCGACCCCCCGGCGCTGTAGGTCTCTCCGCCCTCCGGGGGTTCCGGGGGCGGAGGGTACACCCCGTAATCGTCAAAGCTCGCGACATTATCGCCGGCCATCGCTTCCTCCCCTCACTGAAAATCGCTGCCCCACAATGTACCGCGCGGGATACCGGCGGGTTCCTTGAGACGTCGTAAAGCGGGCATAAAGAAGCGTGGGCCCTGCTCCTCACAAGCAGGACCCACGCTAAAGCTGTTGTCGTTGAATCTAGCTAGCTAGATTGCCGCGGGGCTTTAGGCGCCCACGACCTCGAAGTTCACCTTGCCATCCACGGAGTCGTGGAGGCCGACCTTGACCTGGTATCCCCCGGTCTTCGTGACAAGGCCCTTGGGCACGTTGACACGACGCTTGTCCAGGGAGGGGCCGCCCGCAGCCTTGACTGCGTCGACGATGTCGGCGGCCTTGACAGAGCCGAAGAGCTTGCCGTTGTTCGCGACGCGAACCTTGACTTTGACGCCGGTCAGCTGGTCGAGCTGATCACGCAGCGCCTTAGCGTGCTCCAGGTCGCGGACCTGGCGCTCGGCCTGCGCCCGCTTGATGTCGTTAATCTGCTTCTCTGCACCACGGGTGGCGGGGATTGCCAGCCCACGCGGGAGGAGAAGGTTGCGTCCGTAGCCGTCCTTGACCTCGACAATGTCGCCGGGCTCGCCAAGGTTATCAACGGCAGCGGTGAGGATCAGTTTCATGAATCCTTACCTTCCTTGAGTTGAATTGTGCTGTCTTGGTGAATCGTTTAGAACGGGGGCTCGTCATCCATGCCACCGAAGCCACCGGCGGGAGGCGCAGAATTCCACGGGTCGTTCTGAGGCTGCCCGCCCTGCTGGGACTGGGATCGCCCACCGAAACCGCCCTGGTTTCCACCCGGGTTTCCGCCCTGGCCTTGGCCAGAGTTGGCGCCTCGGTTTCCGCCCTGGTTTCCGTATCCACCCTGGCCGCCCTCACGCGGCGTGCGGCTCACGGAAGCCGTGGCATACTTCAGCGAGGGGCCGATCTCATCGACATCGACCTCGAAAACCGTGCGGTTTTCACCTTCGCGAGTTTGGAAGGAACGCTGCTTCAACCGACCCTGAACAATGACGCGAGCTCCCTTGGACAGGGACTCCGCGACGTTCTCGGCCGCCTGACGCCAAACGTTGCACGTAAGAAACAGAGCCTCGCCGTCTTCCCACTGGTTCGTCTCACGGTTGAACGTGCGGGGGGTCGACGCCACGCGGAAGTTGGCAACCGCTGCCCCACTTGGGGTGAAGCGCAGCTCCGGATCCGCAACAAGGTTGCCGACAACGGTGATCGGGGTATCGCCCTGGGCCATGTTTTTTCGCCTTCCTGCTTAAGCTCGCTGGTCCTCGGTAACTGTGGAACCGGTGGAACCGAGCCTATCCGCTCTTACTTATCGGTGCGCAGAACCTTGGTGCGCAGGATGGTGTCGTTGAGGTTGAGAACGCGGTCGAGCTCGTTGACGGTCTCGGACGTGCAGTCGAGATCGACGACGGCGTAGATGCCCTCTTCCTTTTTGTTGATCGGGTAGGCAAGACGGCGCTTGCCCCACACGTCAACCTTCTCAACGGTGCCGTTGTCCTTGCGGACGATCTCCAGGAACTTGTCCAGGGACGGGGCAACGGTGCGTTCATCCTGCTGCGGGTCGAGGATGATCATTACTTCATAGTGACGCACGGACCTCATCACCTCCTATGGTCTTGGGTATACGTTTCGGCCACCGCGGGTTGCGGTGGCAGGAGGGTCGTTGCGTCAAGCAACCCCGCAAGCCTACAACACGCAGGTGGTGGGGCCAAATGCTTGTCGACGCCAGCCCCCGTCACGGTTGCTACGAACCGGTGGGGTGCGGCGCCGCGACGAAGACAGCGAGGAACACCGGAATCACCGTGATGAAGACAAACGCGCCGATACCAAAGGCCGCGCCCGCGAGGTAGTTCCCTTTCCGCGCCACCGCGAGAAATGCCGCCCCGATGAGCACAAAGCCCACGACGATCGACCCAATCCCAACGAGCGTTGCGGCCGTCATCGCCACTGCCCCACTAGGGGGTCTTGCCCGGAATGCGCCTCTCGTACTTTGTCTCGGCGCCTGCCCAGGATCTGCAGCACCACGAGAACCATCATCGCTACGATGAGCCCGTCGCGAGCCAGCACGATGACGTTCACAGCCTCCCCGGGCAAGCCCTTGTTGTTCGTGCCCAGAAGGTGCCACATCAGGATGGGCCAGACCATCATGTCTACCGTCATCCACGAAAGCAGCAACCGCCAGCGTGGCAGAGCCAACACCGCGGGGACCACCAGCCACAGTGAGTACTGCGGGCTCCACACCTTATTAAAGAGGAGGAAGAACGCGACGATGAGGAACAACAACTCGGCCACGCGCGGGGTACGCGGAGCTTTAACCCCCAGCACCAGGGTGAATAAGCAGCCAGCTGCGAACAAAACAAGTGTGACAAAGTTGAGAATTTCCGGGGTCCCCTGCCCGTCGAAACCGGCCCACCCCGTCATCCGACTGAAAACGGCATAAATGGTGGTCCACTCCCACGAGCGCGTGGTGTTGAGACGGTTAAACTCGCCCCACGCCGCGGGATTGCGCAGCCACACAGGAAGGTTGACCGCCGCCCACGCCACTGCCGCGGACGCCGCCATGAGCAGGAAGGGGCGCCATTGCCTCCGCCGGATGGCCAGGGTGAGGTACGCACCGAGCGCGAATAACGGCCATAGCTTGAAGGCCGTCCCTAACCCGATGAGGGCCCCGGCGAGAACAAAGCGTCGGTTCCGAGCCGCGAGAAGCGCCGCGACGAGAAAGAAAACGGAGGGAATGTCCCAGTTGGTGAAGGCGTGCATAAGCACAAGGGGGCTCCCAGCGACGAGGAGTGTGTCCCAGATCCGGTTGCCAGCCAGTTCCGCAACCATGCGCACTGTCGCGACCCAGATCACCGCCATGATGAAGGCTGTGAGGTAGAAGTACCACCCCACCTCGGGGAGCACGTCGCGCGCCACCCCGTACGTTTGCCGCGCCAGGGCGGCGACGACGTTTTGGAACATTCCCGCCAACACGGGGTACTCCATGTAGCGGGTCACCCCGTTTTCAACCCAGGAGTAGTCGTACACGAATCCGGCGTGGTCGAGTCCGCGTCCGCTGTAGAGCGGCACGATGTCGTTGTAGCAAAACGACGTGTACTGGCGGTTCCCGGACCAATCCAGCTGCAGAACCCCGTTACCGTCGGGCTTTCCCTGCGCGCAGTTCGACTTAAACAGCACACCAAAGGCGAGGAACGTCCATGCCACAGCAAGAATCGTGCGCAGCGGAGTCCAGAAGCGCGCCCGTCCGAGGCGGGAAAACCGCCCCATCGGCCCGCCGAGGAACTCGACCCACCCGGCAGCGACTGGCTCTGTCAAAGCGGGCTGAACCCGAGACGTAGACATCGGGCCTACCCTTGCGGCGAGAGGAGGCCGCCGATGGCGTCGAGCGCGTCTTGGACGCCGGGCGGCGTGGCCGCGGGCGCCGCGGGCGCTTCGGGCGTCGCGGCGTCCGGAACCGGCTGGGTCGCTGCGCTAGGCTGCGATGCCTGCGCATTCCCCGTCGCGGTGCGCGACCCCGTGCCAGTTCCAGTTCCCCCCGTCCCAGTGCCTGTTCCAGTACCCGTCCCAGTGCCTGTTCCAGTACCCGTCCCAGTGCCCGTCCCGTAACTGTAACCGGAGCTGTAACCGGAGCTGTAACCGGAGCTGTAAGACCCACCTAGGCCAACGCCTCCGGAGTAGGGATCGACACCCCAGGACACCGGAACGGCCGTGGGGAAGTCGAGAAAGTCTTGCCCGGAAAGGGTCTCATCGAGAACGTCTTTCCAGATGCGCGCAGGGGTATTCGAGCCGTACATGTTGGCGCCATACTCGTTGAAGATGGCACTTGTGTTGTCTGCGGTGCCAACCCACACGGCCACGGCGAGCTGCGGGGTTGATCCCACCATCCAAGCGTCCTTGTTATTGCCCGTGTCACCCAGCTGGGACGTTCCGGTCTTGGCTGCGGCGGGACGCCCGCCGGCGAGGGTGGCGTTAGAGTAACCCACCACGGTTTGCATCGCCTGGAGGACGTTGTCGGCCACTTGCGGCGCCACACGGCGCTCTTGGTAGCTCGGGTCGTTTTGGTACAGCACCTCGCCACTGGCGTCAACGACCCGTTCGACGAAGTGCGTCGGCTTGTATACACCACGGTTGGTCAGCGTCGCCATCGCAGTGGCCATGTCCAGCACCCGAGACTGGTACTGACCCAGCACAATTCCCTCGTAGGGCTGTCCGCCGTTTTCAGTGAGCGTCTCGGGCACCCCGGGGATCGACCGGGCAATCCCGAGCGCGTGTGCCATGTCAGCAGTGTCCTGGGTCGTATTGTCCAATTCATCCTGAATACGCATGAACGCGGTGTTGGATGAGGTCCGGACGGCGTCGGTCATTGTCAGCCTGCCGCTTCCACCGCCGTCCCAGTTGGTGACGGTGATATTTCCCGGGAGGGTGACTGGCGAAGAATCAAACGTGGCGCTAAGCGGGATGCCCTGCTGCAGCGCGGCGGCCAGAGCAAAAATCTTGAATGTCGAGCCAGTCTGCAGGCCCGCGTTTGCATAATCCCAACCGCTCGCCTCGTCGCCCCCGTAGTAAGCACGCACCGCGCCCGACCCAGGTTCGACGGCCACCACGGCAGAACGCGCGTCGTCTTGCAAGCTGGCCAGCCGCTCCCTGGAAGAATCCTCGACGTTTTGCTGCGTTCGGGCGTCGATAGTCGTCGTGATTTGCAGGCCGCGGTTGGTCAGGTCGTCCTCGGTGATGCCGATGGTCTGCAGCTCTGTCATGACCTGGTTCTTGATCAGCCCGTTCGGTCCGGTGGCCTCGGTGTAGGCGGAATACGTCTGGGGGTCACGCGTCTGCGGGTATACCAACCCCTGCCGCTCCTGGGCGGTCAGCTCGCCCATGTCCACCAACCCGTCCATAACGTAATTCCACCGCGCGCTGGCACCATCCGGGTTCGTCCACGGGTCGAGCTGGCTGGGCAGCTGGATCGACGCCGCAAGCACACCGCCTTCTTCCACCGTCAGGTCTTTGGCGCCTTTGCCGAAGTATGCGTGAGCCGCAGCCTCGACCCCGTACGCGTTGCGGCCGAAGTACACCGTGTTGAGGTAGGCGTTGAGAATTTCATCTTTCGTCCACGAGTTGGTCATCTTTATGGAGTAGACGAGTTCCTTTGCTTTGCGCTGATAGGAGTGCTCGTTGCCGACAAGCGCGTTCTTAACGTACTGCTGCGTGATCGTCGACCCACCGCCGGCCGAGGAGTTACCCGTGAGCTGACCCACGACTGCACGGCCGAACCCGGTGAAGGAGAAACCGGAGTTCGTCCAAAAATCGCGATCCTCGGCGGCGAGCACGGCGCTTTGGACGTCAGCGGGAACCTCGCTGAGCGGGATTTGCACCCGGTTTCCCTCCGCGGGCACGACCCGGGCCAATTCCGTCGTCCCGTCATTGAAGTACATGCTGGAAACCTGGGCCGCCTGAATGTCTCCCGGCTGGGGCACGTCGGCGCGCGCGTATTCCCACCCGAACCACACCAGCGGTATGAGAATCAGGAGCGCAACCCCAAGCAACGCAGCGAGCAGCCACTGCGCTGCGCGCGAGTCTCGGCTGACGCGAAAGCGGCGGGCAGTAGACCCCTGAGAAGTCGCAGGCTTGTGTGCCTTTCCACCCGTGTTGTCCTGTGCACCGCTTTTTGTTTTTGTCACGAGATTTCCCTGCGTTAGCGCTGAATATTGCCGAGATTACTTAGCAGCAACCCTACTTCTTCTGTCGCGGAATCACATTACTGGTGTTGCTGTGACTTCTTTGAGGAGGTGGTTCCACGAACAGTGAGGGCATACCTCGACGAAGTGGACTGAAATGGGCCCGAACTCGGCCACCAGCTGCTCGATTTCGTCGTCTTGCCGCGCGGTGCCGGCGCGTCGCCCCAGCCTGTCCCCGTACACCCACTTCACGACGCGTAGCTCTTTCCCGCAGATTGGGCACGGGCGCGGCGAGGGCTCCCCGTGGAAACGCGCGGCCGCTTTGAGCAGGAAATCTGCATCACACAACTCGTCCAGAGGAAGGAGCCCTTCGCGAAATTCCCGTAGTGTGGCGCGCCTGCGCCACTCGTGCGAGACTTCTTGGCTGTAGGCGAACACCCGAGCCATCCTAATGCTTCTCCCCAGTGAATCCCCAGCTACCGGTGGTAGCATTTAGTTTCTCTTTGGTAAACGTAAGGGTAGAACATGACTGAACCGAACGACTCCGCTAGCTCGCGGCAGGCGCCCAATCCGCACGAAATCGCGCGCCGTATTCGCCCTGCCATGACCAGCTTGTACGTGACATACTTCCGCATCGCGGAGCAGTCCGACCTCACCGGCCCGCAGTTATCCATCATGACCCGTCTCCAGGATGATGGGGCGCACCGCATCAGCAAAATTGCGGAGGCCGAGGGCGTTCGCATGCCGACGGCGTCGAACACCGTTAACCAGTTGGAAAAGCGAGGCCTTGTCCGGCGCGTACGCGACGAAACGGACCGCCGCGGCGTAAGCGTCGAACTAACCGATAAGGGCCGCGCGGAGCTCAAGCGCGTCGGGGACGAACGAACTGACTACCTCGCCGACATGATCAGCGCTCTGCCGGAGGAGGAGCTGTCCAAAATAGCTCACCTGACCGATTCGATCAACCTTCTCGCGGAGCTCTACGTGAACAACAGCCATTCGGAGCGGGGGCAGTAAAGCGTCATAATGGAGGGGTACTTGTGTAGTCGATCCCCTTCCCCTGAATGACCTTAAATTCCACGCTTCCCATTGCGGTGCTGTCTGAAAGCCGCCCCCTCCGGCTCCACATCGGGTGGGATCGAAAGCACGCGGAGCCTTTCAAGCTCGCGGCGTGGCTCGGACGGTCCGTCCCCGTGAGCGTCAGCGTGTCAGCTGTTGCAAAACCAACGTTGGCCAAACGACTACCCGGCGAGAGACGTTCGACGTGGCTCTCGGCGGCGGGGGATGAGTTAGCCAGCGAAGTGAGCCAGCTTGTCGACGGCCTCCTCGCACCACATCAGCGACACACCACGTTCACCCATCTCGTCGAAGCCCAGCGCGCTACCGCTGGGCTCGTTGATACGGTGACCGGCCTCGGCGCGGACATGATCATTCTCGGCCCAGGGACCGGTTCGACCAAGCTTGGGGAAACGAGCCCGAAGGATCTTCCTGCCCGCCTAGCTGCATCCGTCGCGGTAGAGACCATTTTGTCCGAGACCCTCACCCCGCTCGCGTTCGTGCCGCGGGGAGTGGAGTTATCCACGGCGGGAATCACCCGTCTGAACTGCGTCTTTGCCTCGTCCGGAAGACCACATTTCTCACCGATGGTGCCGCGCGCCGCAGCTCTGGCGGGCAGAATAGGCGTGCCCCTACGCCTCATAGCGATCAACCCCCGCGCAGCCCTCAAACCAAATCTACAAGCCCCGGCGCATGAACGCGCGGCCGACGATTGGTACGAATGCTCCCTTGCCAGCCTCGACCTCGCCCGGGACTTAGCCGTTAGTGCAGCCGGGGGGACACCCGGTGGGGAGGGTTTCGAAGTAGAGGTCGGGCTGGCCAGCGGGAAAGGGTGGCGCAAGGCCGTCGACTCCATCCCCTGGTGCGGGGGCGATCTCGTGTTCACCGCCGCCGGGAGGGAGCCAACCCGCCGTCGTGGCGTCTTCGACCCCCGCGTGCGGGAGCTTGTCCGCCACTCGCGGGCTCCCGTGATCGTCTGTCCGCTAGTGTAGGCGCGCTCCACGGAGGGGTTAAGCTGGGGATCATGCACGACCACCCGGAAAATGATCTGCATTCCGCGGCGGATTACTCCAATCGCGCCCGCCCTGAGCCCGTGGATTTCGACGAGCTCGCGGATCAGCCTGACCCGGCCGAAATTGCTCGGGTGAACTCGAGGTCCACCAAGCAGGCGGTGGTGTACGCGATTGCAACCGTCCTTATTACTGTCCTCGTCGGGCTCGTAACGGCGGGTGCGGCACGAGTGGTGGGCGGCCCACTTTGCGACGCCGACGCGGCCACCTGGCTCTGCACGCAGCGGGCGCGGACAATTTGGGCGCTCATCAACTCCGTCCCGCCAGTGGTCATGCTTCTCGGGTGCGCCGTCATCATGGTGCGCAAACTCAACCGCTACGAGCGGTGGATGCCGTGGATGGGGGTGTTTTGGCTTCCTATCGTCCCGTTTACCATGTGGTGGCTCACTGTGACGATTGGGATCTTGGCGGCAGATAGCGTCTAGGCCACCCGCGGTGAGCACTGCTCGCAAAGAGGATTGGATTCTCTGCACTCGGGGCAGCTGAGGTATTGCTCCCGGCACTCGGGCTCTCGCGTGCAGTTATAGAACTGGTTTGTGGCGGTCCCGCAGTGAACGCAGTGGCCAAGCTGGACGTAGTGCGGGTCGTCTGCTGGGCCAAACTCCGTGTGCATCCGATCGTCGAAGACGTAGAGCGAGCCCTCCCACAGCCCGGAGTTGCCGAACTTCTCCCCGTAGCGAACAATGCCGCCGTCCAACTGGTAGACCTCTTTGAAACCGCGGTTCTTCATCAGGCTCGACAGCACCTCGCAGCGGATCCCACCGGTGCAGTAGGAGACGACGGGCTTGTCCTTCATCCAGTCATACTTGCCACTGTCCAGCTCCGCGATGAAGTCGTGGGTGGTCTCCACGTCGGGTACGACGGCGTTTTTAAAGCGGCCAATCTCGGCCTCCCTGGCGTTGCGCCCGTCGAAGAAGACGACGTCGGGGTTGGCGTCGACAAGCTCGTTGACCTGCTCTGGGGAGAGGCGGGTACCGCCACCGACGACGCCGTGCTCGTCGACCTCGAGCTCGCCCGGAGCGCCGAAGGAGACGATCTCCTCGCGCGCCTTGACGCTCAGCTTCGGGAAATCGTCCTTGCCCCCTTCCGACCACTTGAAGTCAATCCCGCGGAAATACTCACGCGTCTTCCGGGCGTAGGCCTTGCAGGCGTCAATGTCACCGCCGACGGTGCCATTGATGCCGTGCGGGGAGACGAGGATCCTGCCGTTCAGCCCCAGGCCCTCGCAGAGGTCGCGCTGCCAGAGGCGCACCGCCTCCGGATCTGCGATGGGCTGGAACTTGTAGTAGAGGAGGATCTTTCCGGTCATGCCCGTTGATTCTACGAGCCCCCGCCGTGGGATCACTTTTCCCTGGTCAGGGAAGCTAAAACTACTTCTTGTGGTAGAGCGCCTTCTTCCAGTACCGGGCCTCCGAAGTCACGAGCACGCCGAGACTGCGGAAGATGCCCTCATCCACCGACCCGAGGATCGTGGTCGTGTGGGCGTCGCATCCCCGCAGGCTGTTAAGTTCCTGCAGCGCGCGAGCCGCGGAGGGATTGGTAGCCGCGGAAGCGGACAACGCGATGAGCACTTCGTCGGTGTGCAGGCGCGGGTTCTGGGAACCGAGGTACTTCGTCTTCAGCGACTGGATCGGTTCGATCGACTCGGGTGAGAGGAGATGGACATCAGCGGGAATACCGGCCAAGAGCTTGAGAGCATTGAGTAGCACGGCCGCGGCGGGTCCGAGCAGGTCCGACGTCTTCCCCGTCACGATGCGACCATCCGGTAACTCAAGCGCGGCGCCCGGTTGGCCGGTCGCCTCGGCGACCTCGAGCGCCGGGCGCACAACGACGCGCTCCTCCACGCTGCACTCCGCTTTCCGCATCACGTTGGAGATGCGGTCGGA
The nucleotide sequence above comes from Corynebacterium capitovis DSM 44611. Encoded proteins:
- a CDS encoding MFS transporter, encoding MPQSQQATRFPPGTLSRSARLDSLPVTARHRRLLVGSGIGWALDAMDIGLISFVIAALAVHWDLDTATSSWIASVGFIGMTVGAALGGLLADKMGRKQVFTLTLLVYGLATGASALSESVAVLLLFRFIVGLGLGGELPVASTLVSEFSPRLVRGRMVVLLEAFWAVGWIFAALIGTFVVSSGAQGWRWGLVIGAVPALYAMYVRRSLPESVRFLERAGREEEAEAIVRDFERAAEIVPGGTRTRAPEPVADAEERPVGGIWGRTLRRRTAAFWVVWICVSLAYYGAFIWIPSLLVAQGFSLVTSFTFTLVITLAQLPGYAAAAWLIEVWGRRSTLAVFLAGSAISAVAYGAADSPWQIIAAGCFLSFFNLGAWGALYAIGPELYPTEVRATGTGAGAAFGRIGSIIAPLIVPPLLAFGGTTAVFAVFGAAFAIACAAAFALPEKRGASLS
- the dnaB gene encoding replicative DNA helicase, coding for MAGDNVASFDDYGVYPPPPEPPEGGETYSAGGSTRQGGGNRGRGSVPTEYRQPPHDERAERGVLGAMLLSPDTVIEVIETLHPEDFYFPSHQLIYRAVLDLFATGSDVDVLIVAAKLDRQNELERVGGAPYLHTLISEVPTAANAKYYAEIVEEKSLLRQLVSAGTRVVQLGYDGEEGMEIEQLVDRAQQEVFAIARNQSGEDYKVLSDLLKPTIDELTTIEQGGGLEQGVPTGFIDLDRLTNGLHSGQMIIVAARPGVGKSTLALDFIRSCSITHRKTSVIFSLEMSASEIIMRLLSAETEIKLSAMRSGQMIESDWEKLTTRLTEIQDAPLFIDDSPNLTMMEIRSKARRLKQAHGLDLVVLDYLQLMSSGRRVESRQQEVSEFSRQLKLLAKELEVPVVAISQLNRGPESRTDKKPQLADLRESGSLEQDADMVFLLYRPDSQDRDDERAGEADIIVAKHRGGPIDTIQVAHQLHYSRFVNMAHG
- the rplI gene encoding 50S ribosomal protein L9, with translation MKLILTAAVDNLGEPGDIVEVKDGYGRNLLLPRGLAIPATRGAEKQINDIKRAQAERQVRDLEHAKALRDQLDQLTGVKVKVRVANNGKLFGSVKAADIVDAVKAAGGPSLDKRRVNVPKGLVTKTGGYQVKVGLHDSVDGKVNFEVVGA
- a CDS encoding single-stranded DNA-binding protein gives rise to the protein MAQGDTPITVVGNLVADPELRFTPSGAAVANFRVASTPRTFNRETNQWEDGEALFLTCNVWRQAAENVAESLSKGARVIVQGRLKQRSFQTREGENRTVFEVDVDEIGPSLKYATASVSRTPREGGQGGYGNQGGNRGANSGQGQGGNPGGNQGGFGGRSQSQQGGQPQNDPWNSAPPAGGFGGMDDEPPF
- the rpsF gene encoding 30S ribosomal protein S6, which encodes MRSVRHYEVMIILDPQQDERTVAPSLDKFLEIVRKDNGTVEKVDVWGKRRLAYPINKKEEGIYAVVDLDCTSETVNELDRVLNLNDTILRTKVLRTDK
- a CDS encoding glycosyltransferase family 87 protein, with the protein product MSTSRVQPALTEPVAAGWVEFLGGPMGRFSRLGRARFWTPLRTILAVAWTFLAFGVLFKSNCAQGKPDGNGVLQLDWSGNRQYTSFCYNDIVPLYSGRGLDHAGFVYDYSWVENGVTRYMEYPVLAGMFQNVVAALARQTYGVARDVLPEVGWYFYLTAFIMAVIWVATVRMVAELAGNRIWDTLLVAGSPLVLMHAFTNWDIPSVFFLVAALLAARNRRFVLAGALIGLGTAFKLWPLFALGAYLTLAIRRRQWRPFLLMAASAAVAWAAVNLPVWLRNPAAWGEFNRLNTTRSWEWTTIYAVFSRMTGWAGFDGQGTPEILNFVTLVLFAAGCLFTLVLGVKAPRTPRVAELLFLIVAFFLLFNKVWSPQYSLWLVVPAVLALPRWRLLLSWMTVDMMVWPILMWHLLGTNNKGLPGEAVNVIVLARDGLIVAMMVLVVLQILGRRRDKVREAHSGQDPLVGQWR
- a CDS encoding transglycosylase domain-containing protein; the protein is MTKTKSGAQDNTGGKAHKPATSQGSTARRFRVSRDSRAAQWLLAALLGVALLILIPLVWFGWEYARADVPQPGDIQAAQVSSMYFNDGTTELARVVPAEGNRVQIPLSEVPADVQSAVLAAEDRDFWTNSGFSFTGFGRAVVGQLTGNSSAGGGSTITQQYVKNALVGNEHSYQRKAKELVYSIKMTNSWTKDEILNAYLNTVYFGRNAYGVEAAAHAYFGKGAKDLTVEEGGVLAASIQLPSQLDPWTNPDGASARWNYVMDGLVDMGELTAQERQGLVYPQTRDPQTYSAYTEATGPNGLIKNQVMTELQTIGITEDDLTNRGLQITTTIDARTQQNVEDSSRERLASLQDDARSAVVAVEPGSGAVRAYYGGDEASGWDYANAGLQTGSTFKIFALAAALQQGIPLSATFDSSPVTLPGNITVTNWDGGGSGRLTMTDAVRTSSNTAFMRIQDELDNTTQDTADMAHALGIARSIPGVPETLTENGGQPYEGIVLGQYQSRVLDMATAMATLTNRGVYKPTHFVERVVDASGEVLYQNDPSYQERRVAPQVADNVLQAMQTVVGYSNATLAGGRPAAAKTGTSQLGDTGNNKDAWMVGSTPQLAVAVWVGTADNTSAIFNEYGANMYGSNTPARIWKDVLDETLSGQDFLDFPTAVPVSWGVDPYSGGVGLGGSYSSGYSSGYSSGYSYGTGTGTGTGTGTGTGTGTGTGTGGTGTGTGSRTATGNAQASQPSAATQPVPDAATPEAPAAPAATPPGVQDALDAIGGLLSPQG
- a CDS encoding DUF5318 family protein, which translates into the protein MARVFAYSQEVSHEWRRRATLREFREGLLPLDELCDADFLLKAAARFHGEPSPRPCPICGKELRVVKWVYGDRLGRRAGTARQDDEIEQLVAEFGPISVHFVEVCPHCSWNHLLKEVTATPVM
- a CDS encoding MarR family winged helix-turn-helix transcriptional regulator, which translates into the protein MTEPNDSASSRQAPNPHEIARRIRPAMTSLYVTYFRIAEQSDLTGPQLSIMTRLQDDGAHRISKIAEAEGVRMPTASNTVNQLEKRGLVRRVRDETDRRGVSVELTDKGRAELKRVGDERTDYLADMISALPEEELSKIAHLTDSINLLAELYVNNSHSERGQ
- a CDS encoding universal stress protein, translating into MTLNSTLPIAVLSESRPLRLHIGWDRKHAEPFKLAAWLGRSVPVSVSVSAVAKPTLAKRLPGERRSTWLSAAGDELASEVSQLVDGLLAPHQRHTTFTHLVEAQRATAGLVDTVTGLGADMIILGPGTGSTKLGETSPKDLPARLAASVAVETILSETLTPLAFVPRGVELSTAGITRLNCVFASSGRPHFSPMVPRAAALAGRIGVPLRLIAINPRAALKPNLQAPAHERAADDWYECSLASLDLARDLAVSAAGGTPGGEGFEVEVGLASGKGWRKAVDSIPWCGGDLVFTAAGREPTRRRGVFDPRVRELVRHSRAPVIVCPLV